The DNA region gaggccattcattgcaatccgtcactaatacaaagtctagtatataacacagcccgcatagtacataacacagcccgcatggtatatagcacagcctgcatagtatataacacagcccacatagtatataaaagcccgcatagcatataacacggcctgcatagcataaaacacagcctgcatagtatataacacagcccgcatagtatataacatagcacatgagtcacccaccagggccgtagggtactcggtaccgggtccggtacttaaaggggatgtcacggtggctgagatCCGGTCCGTGGcattgggcgcccaattaaagggggaaggtctttaaagggtattttggaataaagtttgtttgtgatgccacctgtggttctcggtcagaggggaccaactCTGGGGTGATGTTGACAGGTAAAGCGggttccccagggctcccaaggtgtatggcaaggatagtgggttgccggtaaataacggaggacacagtctttacttggtttactgatgTTGCAgttagcctcagtccagggtactggcaaaaGGTGTAGATATGGTCCAGCCGGCCTAGAGGcaaaggtggatccctctcccaggtgaggtccttaagccttcctactcgcgctaGTATGTGAGGTaactgctgcctgtagcttgctggcaaagtcctctctctgtcctgtcctgggacaggtacgtgtatggtgggcagcttgagctgttttaTATGGTCtcgatcacgacccgggctctccaggtgctgcttcaccttcaggtgtggtgtgggcaaatcacatgcagttctatgccctccggttctgccatgtgTCCTGGAGTACAACTCGACCTTAGGCTCCCGGTGGCCTATTTCTGCGCTTcgtctctgagggtgcccggtcacagttcccctcagaGCCCCTTTCTAccttctgtgctcctttcctcagatgcttCTCTGCATTCAACCCCTCCGTTTCACTTCCTTTCTGGGgccgcagctcagtcctggcttcaTGGCTCCGCTGTCTACTCTCcagtcctctcccttcactgtctgctccagactgaactaactcctcctccagaccagaacacttaaagctggggaagctcccctgaatccaggttcagagctcccccttctggcctagattcagaatATGCTGTATgcaggtgcttacctggtaaaggaaatcctccttgcctccaagcatgatatcagcctccccgaaaggaaggcaacatcactgtaacaaccggttacctggggtgttacactcccccccgttaactcctgtactcccggactgggaaaagaaaacatgcaGTACAGGTTAAAGGCATAAAATATTTttagacatgcatgtcaacaggttaaCTGGCAAAACATaagcatccctttatgggaggcgtGGTTTCTTGAACGTTACACAACATATTCACATAAGTACACACAGGTGAAAATTGCATTTAAATAACAAGGTGTATTGACCAGTCCTGGTCTCAGCTACGCCATGCAGTTTAGCTTCGGGTCTGTAACAACAAGCAAAACAAGCAAGGTCCTACTCACGCTGCCAAAGTGTGATTAAACCAATAAGGGGTGCCATCTATATACAAGAAAGGTTCTCAGgtaatcactgtccattaccctactGTCCTTTTAAACTGTAAGAAAACATCACAATCAAAACATAATCAAAACATTTTCAAGCAGGCAAACGTCTCTCTACTTGctcttccagggcaggtcctggtgtACACAGCtcctgactggggaagttcttTGGCATAGGTGTCAATAGGTGACTCCATAGGAAAAAGTCAATCATTAGAGGTTTGTGTAGCCTGGGTTTGTGTCCCACGTTCAGTGGCTACACTGGTATGGATATGCTGTCCTGGGCACCTTTTTACATGTAGGGCATAGTGTCCCCTTTCGCTATTCTGCCGGGTAAAGGTCACTTTATCTCCTGGGTATAAGTCACGATCAGGGTGTCCTCTTAAGAGATGTGACTCAACGTCTCTACTGTTAACAAACAGTTCAGTATGTCCTCCATGTTCTTTTATGAAACCCCATCCTCTGTCCAGGTTGAAGGTAACAACAGTTACAGATCTTAATGGTCCTCTGTCTGCAGGTTTAGCTTTGTGGGACCTGGTTTTTGCTAGGATGTTCCCTTCCTCCATTGCTTCCCATATAGCTCTGCGTTGTTTTTCTTCTGATGCCACTTTGGATACTTATTGTCTACCATATTCTTCTGTTTCTATAATTTCTACGCTATTGGCTGCTGCTTGGTCTCTATTGGGAATCCCATTAGGTCCGTTTTAGGGTGTCTCCAATGTATGGTCTCTTTTGGCCTACACGCCTTCAGGGGCGAGGGTTCAGGTACCATTGGGTCAGTAAGTGCGTCCCCCAGATCCGTCATGGGGTCCCAGGTTACTGTAACGGTGACTACCTGGCCAGGCGTTAAGGTTGGTTGGGGTGCTAGGGGTCCCACCAGGGTTtcttcagctaccggggcagtttgTGTACCTGTCTCGCCAGTACTGGTGTCCttttctgcctccgctggggtcaggatcgctggttgcagggcctggtgctgcAGCATTGCCTTTTCCTGCAGCGTCTCACTTTCCGGATCCGCTGGGGCCACAGGTGCGGGCTCCGGATTCTCAGTCGGCCCCATCTCCTGCAGCAGCGTTACTCCCTCTGGCTCCGCTGGGGCTGTGAGTGTGGGTGGTGTGGTCTGCGGCTTTGTGGTTGTCATCCTCTGGatcagggactccttccaggtggccaccgctgtcatctgggtccgcaggagtaatttggccagctcctccatctctgcaTCGAGGAGCTCCGGATCCAAGATAGGCTTCAGGTCCAGTGTTTCTAGCTGTTGCTCTGGGACATCTGCTCTGGTGTTGGCAGGTCCGGGCGGCTCTCCACTGCTGTCCGCCAATGCATTTACGGGGTAGTGTGCAGCCATGCTGCAGCCACTCATTCCTGCTTCCTGCTCCTTCACCTCCTCTTTACTTCGTGGGCGGTCTCTCTCCCACTTCCCGCCGGCCATCTTTGGGGGCGGATCCGTACTCCAGACGGACAGGTTTGGTTGGCATTAAAGTCTCtgtagggggtggatccagctttcgtgtcggttcttgaactccacccatggcaacacatcctTCTCCTTTCTTTATCTGCCTCGTGGTGCAATAAGGGTGGCCATCAAACAATTTTACACAGTCCATTACAGTCCATGGTGCACAGGACCCATTTCAATGGGTCGGTATATCCTGTTCGTAACGCCAAGTTTAGTCAccagccagggccgtggggtactcggtaccgggtccggtacataaaggggatgtcacagtggctgagacaggtccatggccctgggcgcccaattaaaggggaaaggtctttaaagggtattttggaatagtttgttcttgacgccacctgtggttctcggtcagaggggaccgacgctgtttaaaggggtcctctggggtgatgttgttgcagcacgatggtgacgcttcccacaggtgaagcggggtccccagggctcccaaggtgtatggcaaggatagtGGGTTGCCGATaaataacagaggacacagggttgcagtctttacctggtttactgatgttgcagtcagcctcagtccagggtaccggcaacaggtgtagatatGGTCCGGCTGGCCTAGAGGcaaaggtggatccctctcccaggtgaggtccacaaACCTTCCTACTCGCGCTGGTATGCGAGGTCCCTGCCGCCtgcagcttgctggcaaagtcctctctctcctgtccagggacagttacctgtatggtgggcagcttgagctgttttaTAGGGTCCCTATCATgacctcttcaggtgctgcttcatcttcaggtgtggtgtgggcaagtcACATACCGTTCTATGCCCTCCTGTTCTGCCATGTGTACTGGAGTACAACATGACCTCAGGCTCCCGCTGCCCGGTTCctgtgcttcggctctgagggtgcctggtcacagttcccctctgagcccctatcCAccttctgtgctcctttcctcagatgcttCACTGCATTCAACCTCTTGGGTTCACTtccttcctggagctgcagctcagttctAGCTGCACTGCTCCGCTGTCTACTCTCCACTCCTCTCCCTTCAcgatctgctccagactgaactaactcctcctccagaccaggacacttaaagctggggaagctcccctgaatccaagttcagtgctcccccttctggcctggattcagaatatgtTGTATGCAGGTGCTTACCTGGcaaaggaaatcctccttgcctccaagcatgatatcggcctccccgaaaggaaggcaacataactgtaacaaccggttacctgaggtgttacactcgcatagcatataacacagcttgcattgtatgtaacacagcccgcatagtatataacacagcctgcatagtatatagcacagcccacatagtatataacacagcccacctagtatataacacagcctgcatcttccccccgagaatggccccacagtccagtactcactgttatagtaaaaaaaaacacactcctcacctctcctcgtgcctgcaCTGCTCCCTTCTCTGGTCTCAGCGGCTGTACTGCCTGGCACATATTGAGTACGTGATGATGGGattgtgcacccgcagtgtcagaggcagagagggGGATGATgcaagagggagcatcagctgacgctctctgcaccattattgctttgaactgtaccagcagatgccggtatagttcaatgcggcggtggGGGAATCGGCGCTGGCGGcaagcgggcccccctgcctcaccggGGCCCCATAACAACTGCATGATGTGCcattagctgggggcccctgggggaacaGGGGCCCTATACACCCGTAATGCCCACAGGGTGTCACaaggtatagtggactcactagaccactgatgatgcagtggcggctgtatacccgatactcaaaagacaggagagtggatctcataaaccaaaagatatttattaacaaggtaaaaCAAAAAGGGAAACGGTGTCAGAGGGAAGAACCTCTTGATCATGACACTGTATCACGTGGTGGAGCAccaggcaaggtgtacccctatacagggattcccccgacacaacaccaggtggcctgaatgccGCGAATCCAGGACCAGAGGATGACCCGAATTGACAAACTAGCAATACTATAGAATACTTGGACTTGTGGCGGAGAAAATCCCAGAAACTCCATGAAATCCAGAAAGGTTAATCCCACCGGTAGCAGGGTCTGGAGGGTTCCGTGAGAAGaggcaagacaacttggagtgggaactgaagagaccagaggagtccaggatgggaaacgccagaagaggactctgtgaaaataaACATGAaagtaaagtgcagagcacagcagagcatGGCCTGAAGAAGAGGCAACCTTCCAGAGAATgaacacgttgcccaggcacctcccttaaggggaggatgctttttatgcacagagcatcaaagcacagacagccctaatagcaaACAGGTGCCCTGcagtttcaagtatgtgcaggaagcggggcgtgGCTccaaagagcatttccaggagacctgcaaagaggatgcaggttcttagcagagaaagtagCTGCTGATTGTCtggggccacggacagggtgagtaaggctgtgtaaTAGGTGCCGGTCTCCCTGCGCAGTGGAGACCAAACCTGCGACTGAGGGCATGACAACACCTGCCTGCTCCTAATGTCGGCCTTGCATGCAGGGGCCTCCTGgagcctctgggccccggtgcagctgcaccggttgaaccggcagtATGTCCGCCCATGCATTGGATGTATTAGCACTGGGACTTACCCTGCTTTTAGGGAACCCTTCTATACTATAAGGACTTGCCCAATATAGACAGGCATTTTAAAAAgtgaatattttctattttcaatgCTTTTACTGCTGTACAGAAAACTCTTTGGTAAAGCTTGTGACTTGATTATGGAGCAATGGTGGCCACACCTTACTAATGCTACTGCTTGTCGATGTATGTGTGTTCACTGTTCTATTGTATGTAATCCAAAGCGTTGAATTTAGATCTTTAATATtagctgtaaggctacgttcacatttgcggtgtgcgccgcagcgtcgtcgccgcaacgcacaacgcaaacaaaaacgcagcaaaacgcatgcacaacgcagcgttttgcgccgcatgctttcaacgcatgcggcgcaaaacgcagcgttttttgtaaacgcagttgcgttttcaacaaaaaacgcagcgttttgcgccgcatgcgtttttttgtgcagtgagtcattcttcatcccacccacaaaaaaaagtgtctacacaatagataagggccaccaatggctagaagagggttggtgtttatgtaattgtgtatatataccatggcagacatgaattcctcccattttgctggtattcatgatggagcgtcccatggacagtatcgtcatggatatggagatggaatttgccttggctcatgcctatgctgtcgcctgtgctcatcaaagagaaagagaaaaacggagatggattcatcgccgattttggatacaccctatcttggaagtccgggagagccgtggagcataccatagcttgtttggcgaactgaatgagaacctggagaaatatttcgagtacaccaggatgtctcaggagagcttccggtatcttctgcgtcgggtggaaggagccattagcaggcaggatactcagctccggagagctatatccgcagaggagcggctgctggtgactctacggtacgtagctgtttgaatgactgagatatgttcggctacgttcacatcttcccttttttttttttttttttcttaatttttgttgggggtggtatggtcaatgtacttttataaattgcaatgtactaatgtaatttctttatcttcttggcagtttcctggctaccggagagaccttgcgatcccttcaatttcagttccggattggagtctccactctctccggaattattgctgagacctgccgcgctttgtgggataatctccgggaagaatttttacccgtccctacaagcgatatctggttggccaacgccgagaaatttgaggaagtgtgttcgtttccaaactgtattggcgcggtggatggcaagcacatacggattaccaagccagggaaaagtggatcccttttctacaactacaaaaaatatttttccactgtgctgatggcaattgccggtgcggactgccgttttctcgcagttgacattggtgcgtttggccgttcaaatgactcgcACACATtcaaagagtcggatatgggccaaaaattatatggcaacaatttcaatttcccccagccacgacctcttccccacaccgaaggccctgcgatgccatttgttgtggttggggatgaggcattccaaatgtctgccaacctattgaaaccctactccagtcggggcttggaccatacgaaaagggtgttcaattacagactgtccagggccagaaggactgtggagtgcgcctttggcatccttgtctcaaaatggcggatattaggatccgccattaatctgaaaactgagacagtggatgaggtggtgaaggcgtgtgtggttctccacaattttattctggccaaagagagactgaacgttgatctcgatgaaaccatagccaacccattgcccaatttccatgatcatcctctgaggacaagtgtggaaattgcgcagatgagggatcgttttgcggcctattttgtgtcagatgttggccgtctgtcatggcaagatacaatggtgtagtaaactgttggactgtattctggtgtgactatgctaaaaatagttcaccaatgtaatgtgccttatctaaaaaacttggaaccctttgtttttaaaatgttgtgttttaataaaaaaattttcttaagttttctaccctgcttcaaagacaaaatttataccataccatataacatatttatttgtttgtcagatcgccgtgtatcgttgtgtttgacagcaaaatcaacgataccagcgatgttttacaatggtaatcagggtaaatatcgggttactaagcgtagggcggcgcatagtaaactgatatttaccctgtttcccagtgtgaaagtttacaaaaaaaacagtacatatactcatcttcgcgtcccccggcgtatgcttcctgcactgactgagcgccggccggaaagtgaatgcacagcacagcggtgatgtgaccgctctgctgttagggccgtcactcagtcagggcagggaagcggacgccgggggacgcaattctgagtgtatgtactgttgttttatttacatttaacactggtaaccagggtaatcatcggaagcgcggcggcctgcgcttaacaacctgatgtttaccctggttacccggggacctcggcatcgttggtcgctggagagctgtcacacagacagctctccagcgaccaaatagcgatgctgcagtgatctgcatcattgtatgtttcgctgcagcattgttaagtgtgaaggtacctttacggtatgtgtccacgttcaggattgcatgatgattttgtcacgatttttcttcagtatttgtaatacaaaaccaggagtggaacaattagaggcaaagtagaatagaaacatatgctccacttctgtatttatcacccactcctggttttgggttacaaatacttatgtaaaatcatgaccaaatcctcatgcaatcctgagcgtggacacatagccttagtgattgaaaacacctcatacacttttatTGTTTgtgaacacctcatacagcaatgagagacacaccaaaaaaggcaaaataaaaatggtaaaaatagtgtctgacattgcatatatgagttgtttgaagcacaaaatatgtgtagacggcgcacagtgtgacttgctgagaagtatacaggtaaataagagcaaatattgtattacaaccaaaattttttattggggggaaacagaaaaaaaaaaggggaaataaacttagggggtatcaacctgtgcCACCATGGGGGAATGGTAGGTATCTTTTTCGGAATGGGGAGCGGAAAATGAGGATGATGacgacgacgaggaggaggaggatgttgacctattatagtccaggaggctggatggcaggtctaaTGGGGAGCAAACCGCCACCTctgcaggggagggaggaggcaacacgagcctttgtgaggttcttggttggctctggctgctcctactgcggctagagcccctacgtctacttgttgtttgtactggagcagccagagcctcagtgcggGTCCTCTTGcttctgtgtttttttcttttctttccccgatctcccctagaatgatggctgcgggaggatgagggcctggcaggagcaggagtcggcggcacactgctatggtgcctgtggtggcgtcgctcggcacttggaccagggtgggttggctggagtggctctgcagcagtagtcggagtcatgctagccagcgacggtactactggcagtgtcgctgactgcatgcgccgagactgctgcagagccctcacgtaggaattgttgcagtcctgcatcaccgaaatctggagttccggcgtaaggttttccaccatgcctttagcaattgtgcttaaaaaatgctttgccggatttgagagctcggcttccaggatttcaaggcgctgttccatactggacattttatcgctcaacgccttgaaaccgttctggaacaccgtgcccaagtgcaaaaattcgggcatgactgacctgtccgaggcccgctggcgctgtcgggaattcccgaacgaaggtgcgccagaggcctcgggcaggggaaaacctgatgtaccggcagccggttctccagatgatggtggtgcaggcctgctgtcgctgtgggagggctgtgacggtccagatggcgatccatgaagttccgcttcacaggggggagctcgctggagggtgctgctgtgtgtcctgtgtaaagataaggaaaaaattagtcttcaattaataacctatcacatacgccaactcctgttaaaaaattaacattacatgacacatcaatacattacaatcccctgtctctcagtctgtgttgcctataataaattgctgattgttaccgccagctgaccattagggctgacgataacaattatggacatacctacggtagaaaatgactggtcattcccgctgcaaaagtcaatgcatacctctgtcatcgttttaaaacattttaaaaaaaaaaatctttcttgatgctgcctatgccgcaaaattagtaaaaaatttaaagtaaaaaaaaacatttaaaaaaaaaataaataaatacactttgctgatctgatcgcaggaacggccatgacgttaggatcatgtgatccagacgtcatcattattcatgcgatcagaactaccctgactcagaacgtaacctgtcatggactacaatgactcacgcctaaccaaaaaattactaatgggctatataccattccactagggtaaaaggatggccaaaatgctacaatgactacatggatggccaatacactatgttcctttggaaatatactatgtgtatatgtagctagaacgtgtactatgtggctgctatatagtggcctggcaatctactatgtggatgcacaatgtacgtggctgggcaatgtactatgtggctgtgcaatatgctatgtgtctgggcaatgtacaatgtggctgtgcaatatgttatgtggccaaaatacttactgtcggcgggtaaggaccggtcttaggaactggagGGCCCTGTTGTATTTGTAcggcaccgacttggacgcagcagcaccactccgagcttgctcctccgcagcacggatccccttattgaaacggtccttcatggatcgcc from Ranitomeya variabilis isolate aRanVar5 chromosome 3, aRanVar5.hap1, whole genome shotgun sequence includes:
- the LOC143817538 gene encoding uncharacterized protein LOC143817538; translated protein: MDQVVSRRLWAEVAKSLWDGFDSASAKAKGNFMKKLRTRWRSMKDRFNKGIRAAEEQARSGAAASKSVPYKYNRALQFLRPVLTRRQTHSSTLQRAPPCEAELHGSPSGPSQPSHSDSRPAPPSSGEPAAGTSGFPLPEASGAPSFGNSRQRQRASDRSVMPEFLHLGTVFQNGFKALSDKMSSMEQRLEILEAELSNPAKHFLSTIAKGMVENLTPELQISVMQDCNNSYVRALQQSRRMQSATLPVVPSLASMTPTTAAEPLQPTHPGPSAERRHHRHHSSVPPTPAPARPSSSRSHHSRGDRGKKRKKHRSKRTRTEALAAPVQTTSRR